A genomic segment from Microbacterium sp. SORGH_AS_0428 encodes:
- a CDS encoding DNA-3-methyladenine glycosylase family protein, whose translation MDAGTSMIGRRPPRSDPSAHPRSRESLYRPRLELDLHRTVVFQRRGAHDPTLVVDGHVIWRASRTPEGIATLALRASGIGIRLAAWGPGAGWALDQAPALCGAEDDRGDFDASRHPLIASAHHRHPGLRLSRTDLVFDALASAIFEQKVTGLQAFGAWRRIVTWFGERAPGPTPRPMFAPPTIDQWRRIPSWAWHRAGLEPPQSRAVVKAAAHGDSIVRALDETSDNTRRDRILTSLPGIGPWTSAETRIRAWGDADAVSVGDYHLAHEVGHALTGHRVDDDAMLELLAPWAGQRQRVIRLLAASGVHEQRRGARLAPEDHRSR comes from the coding sequence ATGGATGCGGGCACGTCGATGATCGGGCGCCGTCCGCCGCGGTCCGACCCATCGGCGCACCCGCGATCCCGCGAGAGCCTCTACCGCCCTCGCCTCGAGCTGGACCTGCACCGCACCGTCGTGTTCCAACGGCGCGGGGCTCACGATCCCACCCTCGTCGTGGACGGCCACGTCATCTGGCGCGCGAGCCGAACTCCCGAGGGCATCGCCACCCTCGCCCTCCGCGCGAGCGGCATCGGGATCCGCCTGGCGGCCTGGGGCCCCGGCGCCGGATGGGCGCTCGACCAGGCACCCGCTCTGTGCGGCGCGGAGGACGACCGCGGCGACTTCGACGCATCCCGGCATCCGCTCATCGCGTCGGCGCACCATCGCCATCCCGGACTGCGCCTGAGCCGAACCGATCTCGTCTTCGACGCCCTCGCGAGCGCGATCTTCGAGCAGAAGGTCACGGGCCTGCAGGCGTTCGGAGCCTGGCGCCGGATCGTCACCTGGTTCGGCGAGCGCGCACCCGGCCCCACCCCGCGCCCCATGTTCGCGCCTCCCACCATCGACCAGTGGCGACGCATCCCCTCCTGGGCGTGGCACCGCGCAGGACTCGAGCCGCCGCAGTCGCGCGCCGTGGTCAAGGCCGCTGCACACGGCGACAGCATCGTGCGGGCGCTGGACGAAACCTCGGACAACACCCGGCGCGACCGCATCCTCACCAGCCTTCCCGGCATCGGGCCGTGGACCTCGGCCGAGACCCGCATCCGCGCCTGGGGCGACGCTGATGCGGTGAGCGTGGGCGACTACCACCTCGCACACGAGGTCGGGCACGCGCTGACCGGTCACCGCGTCGACGACGACGCCATGCTGGAGCTGCTCGCCCCGTGGGCGGGGCAGCGTCAGCGGGTGATCCGGCTGCTGGCAGCGAGCGGCGTGCACGAGCAGCGCCGCGGTGCGCGCCTGGCGCCCGAGGACCACCGCTCGCGCTGA
- a CDS encoding GNAT family N-acetyltransferase produces MTEFRFEDQTDASRYALYLGDDLVSVLDYRDDGRSVSMTRAFTVPSFRGHGYAGEIVERAVSLLEQAGDRQIVPMCWYVADWFAAHPERAGILQQRV; encoded by the coding sequence GTGACCGAGTTCCGCTTCGAAGACCAGACGGATGCATCCCGCTACGCGCTGTACCTCGGCGACGACCTCGTGAGCGTCCTCGACTACCGCGACGACGGGCGCAGCGTCTCGATGACGCGGGCCTTCACCGTGCCCAGCTTCCGCGGCCACGGTTACGCGGGCGAGATCGTCGAGCGCGCCGTCAGCCTGCTCGAGCAGGCGGGCGACCGCCAGATCGTGCCGATGTGCTGGTACGTCGCCGACTGGTTCGCCGCTCATCCCGAGCGTGCGGGCATCCTTCAGCAGCGCGTCTGA
- a CDS encoding carbohydrate ABC transporter permease: MAVTMAVTTTKGEGRRAPRTPRRGRGGMTRPRGIDWLMLAFVIVGAIVVIAPFYLILVNSFKSPADYSNGGPLALPSQIDFTGLAAFWERVNFPEKVWNSFFISGMVALLAVLISVLNAFAIGIGRVRGRSWIVLLFLLANLLPQEALLYPLYYLSKAVGLYNNVWSVIIIFTVIQAAFGTYLLASVYGTFPKEVLEAAAMDGASRWQILWRVVFPISRPTLSVLVIFFFIWTWNEFLIPLTFLVSNANQTVPVAISVLQGDRLMDVTTTSASALLGLIPTLLFFLIFQRTLTRGITAGAVK, from the coding sequence ATGGCCGTCACCATGGCTGTGACCACCACGAAGGGCGAGGGGCGTCGCGCCCCGCGCACGCCGCGTCGCGGTCGCGGGGGCATGACCCGCCCGCGCGGCATCGACTGGCTGATGCTCGCCTTCGTCATCGTCGGGGCGATCGTCGTGATCGCGCCGTTCTACCTGATCCTCGTGAACTCGTTCAAGTCGCCCGCCGACTACTCGAACGGGGGACCCCTCGCGCTGCCCAGCCAGATCGACTTCACGGGTCTCGCCGCGTTCTGGGAGCGCGTCAACTTCCCCGAGAAGGTGTGGAACTCGTTCTTCATCTCCGGGATGGTGGCGCTGCTGGCCGTGCTCATCTCGGTACTGAACGCGTTCGCGATCGGCATCGGCCGGGTGCGCGGGCGCAGCTGGATCGTGCTGCTGTTCCTGCTCGCGAACCTCCTGCCCCAGGAGGCGCTGCTGTACCCGCTCTACTACCTCTCCAAGGCGGTCGGGCTCTACAACAACGTGTGGTCGGTGATCATCATCTTCACGGTGATCCAGGCCGCCTTCGGCACCTACCTGCTCGCCTCGGTCTACGGCACCTTCCCCAAGGAGGTCCTGGAGGCCGCGGCGATGGACGGCGCCAGCCGCTGGCAGATCCTGTGGCGCGTCGTCTTCCCGATCAGTCGTCCGACGCTCTCGGTGCTGGTCATCTTCTTCTTCATCTGGACGTGGAACGAGTTCCTCATCCCGCTGACGTTCCTGGTGTCCAACGCCAACCAGACCGTGCCGGTCGCGATCAGCGTCCTGCAGGGCGATCGGCTCATGGACGTCACCACGACCAGCGCCTCCGCACTGCTGGGTCTGATCCCCACCCTCCTCTTCTTCCTCATCTTCCAGCGCACCCTCACGCGCGGCATCACCGCAGGAGCAGTCAAGTAA
- a CDS encoding extracellular solute-binding protein: protein MARITSRTTHRSLILLGGVAVAALALSACSGGGGSPEDSNTLTLWHYEGEDSAMGKAWDEAIKVFEDETGAKVDFEAKGFEQIRSTASQVLNSDEAPDIMEYNKGNATAGLLASQGLLTDITSAVEENGWADKLAPSLQTTARYSEDGVMGGDAWYGIPNYGEFVTVYYNKQAFADAGLEVPTTYDEFVKVLDAFVAKGITPLAEAGAEYPLGQLWYQLALSKADRSWVDDYQLYKNPVDWNDEPITYATDTLKEYVDAGYISPDVAGMKAEDAGTAFIAGNYPIFVSGSWWYGRFTEEISGYDWGIFNFPGSKLSLGSSGNLWVVPENAKNKDLAYKFIDITLRPEIQAIIGNNGGVPVAANESDITDEKSKELITAFNSILDSDGLSFYPDWPTPTFYDTLVAQLQNLANGSSTPEQVQTGLGDEYESYVSSLRG from the coding sequence ATGGCACGCATCACATCACGCACCACACACCGCTCCCTCATCCTGCTCGGCGGCGTCGCCGTGGCTGCCCTCGCCCTCAGTGCCTGCTCGGGCGGCGGCGGCAGCCCGGAGGACTCCAACACCCTCACGCTCTGGCACTACGAGGGTGAAGACAGCGCCATGGGCAAGGCCTGGGACGAGGCGATCAAGGTCTTCGAAGACGAGACCGGCGCCAAGGTCGACTTCGAGGCCAAGGGCTTCGAGCAGATCCGCTCCACTGCCAGCCAGGTGCTGAACTCGGACGAGGCGCCGGACATCATGGAGTACAACAAGGGCAACGCGACCGCCGGTCTCCTTGCCAGCCAGGGTCTGCTCACCGATATCACGTCGGCGGTCGAGGAGAACGGCTGGGCCGACAAGCTCGCCCCGTCGCTGCAGACCACGGCCCGCTACAGCGAGGACGGCGTCATGGGCGGCGACGCCTGGTACGGCATCCCGAACTACGGCGAGTTCGTCACGGTCTACTACAACAAGCAGGCCTTCGCGGATGCGGGTCTCGAGGTGCCGACGACCTACGACGAGTTCGTGAAGGTGCTCGACGCGTTCGTCGCCAAGGGCATCACGCCGCTCGCCGAAGCGGGCGCGGAGTACCCGCTCGGACAGCTCTGGTACCAGTTGGCGCTGAGCAAGGCCGACCGCTCGTGGGTCGACGACTACCAGCTCTACAAGAACCCGGTGGACTGGAACGACGAGCCCATCACCTACGCGACCGACACCCTCAAGGAGTACGTCGACGCCGGCTACATCTCGCCGGACGTGGCGGGCATGAAGGCGGAGGATGCGGGCACCGCGTTCATCGCCGGCAACTACCCGATCTTCGTGTCGGGCAGCTGGTGGTACGGCCGCTTCACCGAGGAGATCAGCGGGTACGACTGGGGCATCTTCAACTTCCCCGGCAGCAAGCTGAGCCTCGGCTCCTCGGGCAACCTCTGGGTCGTTCCGGAGAACGCGAAGAACAAGGATCTGGCCTACAAGTTCATCGACATCACGCTGCGCCCCGAGATCCAGGCGATCATCGGCAACAACGGCGGCGTTCCGGTGGCGGCGAACGAGTCCGACATCACGGATGAGAAGAGCAAGGAGCTCATCACCGCGTTCAACTCGATCCTCGACTCCGACGGCCTCTCGTTCTACCCGGACTGGCCCACGCCGACGTTCTACGACACGCTCGTCGCCCAGCTGCAGAACCTCGCCAACGGCAGCTCGACGCCCGAGCAGGTGCAGACCGGACTCGGTGACGAGTACGAGTCGTACGTCTCGAGCCTGCGCGGCTGA
- the yicI gene encoding alpha-xylosidase yields MKFTDGFWQLRPGVTALYAQEAYDIWETETLDGPGLVITAPTKVIERRGDTLNRATLTVTLSSPAEGVVRVRIVHHDGGTPPLAFGIAAVAGAAEVEADAAGARLRTGSLTARIAAGAPWSLEFFSGDKRLTGSGHKAQGYITLAGDAQVDPGIVDNARAGGSSARAHTFVHEQLDLGVGELIYGLGERFGPVVKNGQSVEIWNADGGTSSEQAYKNVPFYVSSRGYGVLVNDPGHVSYEIGSETVERVQFSVPGEVLEYFVIDGPTPKDVLTRYTALTGRPPIVPAWSYGLWLSTSFTTDYDEATVTSFIDEMAARQLPVSVFHFDCFWMREFNWSDFEWDPRVFPDPDGMLRRLHERDLRVCVWINPYIAQRSPLFAEAAAQGFLVRRADGSVWQWDLWQAGMGLVDFTNPDATRWYQDKLRALVAQGVDCFKTDFGERIPLDVVYADGSAPDRMHNLYTHLYNAAVHEVLVEARGADDAVLFARSATAGGQSMPVHWGGDSTSTFVSMAETLRGGLSLAWSGFAHWSHDIGGFEGTPDPEVFKRWTAFGLLSSHSRFHGSESYRVPWNFDDEAVEVTRIFTQLKMRLMPYLFQRGVEAASDGVPLLRPMAMEFPDDPTCAHLDRQYMLGGDLLVAPVFSADGDVEFYLPEGEWTHLLTGESAGGGWRRERHGVDSLPLYVRPGAVLPWGARSDRPDYDYLEGLTLRVFPGGEGVAEVVVTTPDGRSQTLRADLAEVTR; encoded by the coding sequence ATGAAGTTCACGGATGGTTTCTGGCAGCTGCGCCCCGGGGTCACGGCCCTGTACGCACAGGAGGCGTACGACATCTGGGAGACCGAGACGCTGGACGGTCCCGGGCTGGTGATCACCGCGCCGACGAAGGTCATCGAGCGCCGGGGAGACACCCTGAACCGCGCGACGCTGACGGTCACGCTCTCCTCGCCCGCCGAAGGAGTGGTGCGCGTGCGCATCGTCCACCACGACGGCGGTACCCCGCCGCTCGCCTTCGGCATCGCGGCCGTGGCGGGTGCCGCCGAGGTCGAAGCGGATGCGGCAGGTGCGCGCCTGCGCACCGGATCCCTCACCGCGCGCATCGCCGCGGGGGCGCCGTGGTCGCTGGAGTTCTTCTCCGGCGACAAGCGCCTCACCGGCAGCGGGCACAAGGCACAGGGGTACATCACCCTCGCCGGCGACGCCCAGGTCGATCCGGGGATCGTCGACAACGCCAGGGCGGGCGGCAGCAGCGCCCGCGCGCACACGTTCGTGCATGAGCAGCTCGATCTCGGCGTCGGTGAGCTCATCTACGGTCTCGGCGAGCGCTTCGGTCCCGTCGTCAAGAACGGGCAGAGCGTCGAGATCTGGAACGCCGACGGCGGGACCTCCAGTGAACAGGCGTACAAGAACGTCCCGTTCTACGTGTCCAGCCGCGGCTATGGCGTGCTGGTGAACGATCCCGGACACGTCTCCTACGAGATCGGGTCCGAGACCGTCGAACGGGTGCAGTTCTCCGTGCCCGGCGAGGTGCTCGAGTACTTCGTGATCGACGGCCCGACCCCCAAGGATGTGCTGACGCGCTACACCGCGCTCACCGGGCGTCCGCCGATCGTGCCCGCATGGTCGTACGGACTGTGGCTGTCCACGAGCTTCACGACGGACTACGACGAGGCGACCGTCACGTCGTTCATCGACGAGATGGCCGCGCGCCAGCTGCCGGTGTCGGTCTTCCACTTCGACTGCTTCTGGATGCGCGAGTTCAACTGGTCGGACTTCGAGTGGGACCCGCGGGTGTTCCCCGATCCGGACGGGATGCTGCGGCGGCTGCACGAGCGCGACCTCCGCGTGTGCGTGTGGATCAATCCGTACATCGCGCAGCGCTCGCCGCTCTTCGCCGAGGCGGCCGCCCAGGGCTTCCTCGTGCGGCGCGCGGACGGCTCGGTCTGGCAGTGGGACCTCTGGCAGGCGGGCATGGGGCTCGTGGACTTCACGAACCCCGACGCGACCCGGTGGTACCAGGACAAGCTGCGTGCTCTCGTCGCGCAGGGCGTGGACTGCTTCAAGACCGACTTCGGCGAGCGCATCCCGCTCGATGTCGTCTACGCCGACGGCAGCGCTCCCGATCGGATGCACAACCTCTACACCCACCTGTACAACGCGGCCGTGCACGAGGTGCTCGTCGAGGCGCGCGGCGCGGACGACGCGGTGCTGTTCGCGCGGTCGGCGACGGCCGGCGGGCAGTCCATGCCGGTGCACTGGGGCGGCGACAGCACGTCGACGTTCGTGTCGATGGCGGAGACGCTCCGCGGCGGTCTCTCGCTCGCGTGGAGCGGCTTCGCCCACTGGAGTCACGACATCGGCGGGTTCGAGGGCACCCCCGACCCCGAGGTGTTCAAGCGCTGGACGGCCTTCGGCCTGCTGAGCTCCCACAGTCGCTTCCACGGCTCGGAGTCCTACCGCGTGCCGTGGAACTTCGATGACGAGGCGGTCGAGGTCACGCGCATCTTCACCCAGCTGAAGATGCGGCTCATGCCGTATCTCTTCCAGCGCGGCGTGGAGGCCGCATCCGACGGCGTGCCGCTGCTGCGCCCGATGGCGATGGAGTTCCCCGACGACCCGACCTGCGCCCACCTCGATCGCCAGTACATGCTCGGCGGCGACCTGCTCGTCGCGCCGGTGTTCTCGGCGGACGGCGACGTGGAGTTCTATCTGCCGGAGGGCGAGTGGACCCATCTGCTGACCGGGGAGAGCGCCGGGGGCGGGTGGCGCCGCGAGCGTCACGGCGTCGATTCCCTGCCGCTGTACGTGCGTCCGGGTGCCGTCCTGCCCTGGGGCGCCCGGAGCGACCGGCCTGACTACGATTACCTGGAGGGGCTGACGCTGCGGGTGTTCCCCGGCGGAGAAGGCGTCGCCGAGGTGGTCGTGACCACGCCCGACGGACGCAGCCAGACGCTGCGCGCAGACCTTGCGGAGGTGACCCGATGA
- the sigJ gene encoding RNA polymerase sigma factor SigJ, whose protein sequence is MRDVEDERVSLVALAYRMLGDVGEAEDAVQEAYLRWVSLSEQERAGIDRPGAWLNRVTSRICLDVLGSARSRRERYVGPWLPEPVPARGPIGAARPATDPLDSVTLDDSVSLALQIVLDAMTPAERVAFVMHDVFGVPFAEIAETVGRSPAAVRQLAASARRKVGEERGRRASRAVHDQVVAAFAAACASGRLQELVVALDPEVVLTSDGGGRVSAARRPVVGADNVARFVLGILTKQPDASLEPVETADGLGYLLRQGGEAIGLAAFGVDTAGRIVDVWLVRNPDKLSLWA, encoded by the coding sequence ATGCGCGATGTCGAGGACGAACGGGTGTCGTTGGTGGCTCTCGCCTACCGGATGCTGGGCGACGTGGGCGAGGCCGAGGACGCGGTGCAGGAGGCCTACCTGCGCTGGGTGTCGCTGAGCGAGCAGGAGCGCGCCGGCATCGACAGGCCAGGAGCGTGGCTCAATCGCGTCACCTCGCGCATCTGCCTGGACGTGCTCGGTTCCGCTAGGTCTCGTCGGGAGCGCTACGTCGGCCCGTGGCTCCCGGAGCCGGTGCCGGCCCGGGGGCCGATCGGTGCGGCCCGGCCGGCGACGGATCCGCTCGATTCGGTCACGCTGGATGACTCCGTGAGTCTCGCGCTGCAGATCGTCCTGGATGCGATGACGCCCGCTGAGAGGGTGGCCTTCGTGATGCACGACGTGTTCGGCGTCCCGTTCGCCGAGATCGCCGAGACGGTCGGACGTTCGCCCGCAGCGGTGCGCCAGCTCGCCGCATCCGCCCGGCGCAAGGTCGGCGAGGAACGGGGGCGACGCGCGTCGCGTGCCGTGCACGATCAGGTGGTCGCAGCCTTCGCCGCGGCGTGTGCGAGCGGAAGGCTCCAGGAACTGGTCGTCGCGCTGGATCCGGAGGTCGTACTGACCTCCGACGGTGGAGGCCGGGTCTCCGCCGCGCGTCGCCCCGTCGTCGGCGCGGACAACGTCGCGAGGTTCGTCCTCGGGATCCTCACCAAGCAGCCGGATGCGAGCCTCGAGCCCGTCGAGACGGCGGACGGTCTCGGCTATCTGCTGCGCCAGGGTGGCGAAGCCATCGGGCTCGCCGCTTTCGGCGTCGACACCGCCGGGAGGATCGTGGACGTCTGGCTCGTGCGCAATCCCGACAAGCTCAGCCTGTGGGCGTGA
- a CDS encoding family 1 glycosylhydrolase encodes MSTGNADFRDSGLVFPPGFTFGSATASYQVEGAAAEDGRGPSIWDTFSHTPGRVWNGDTGDVACDHYHRWESDLDLMAELGLDAYRFSIAWPRIMPTGTGEVNRAGIDFYSRLVDGLLERGIRPVATLYHWDLPQPLEDAGGWPVRATADAFERYAEVMGAALGDRVHTWTTLNEPWCSAYLGYGQGGHAPGRHEPAAALAAVHHLNLAHGRALQALRATSTGDPQYSVTLNFHVLRGVGERSGEAMRRIDALANRAFTHPMLKGEYPADLLEDTASVTDWSFVRDGDLERINQPIDVLGVNYYSTATVRLWDGSSPRQQNDGHKASAGGTAWPGSDQLVEFVEQPGPYTEMGWNIAPEGLEELLLALRDEFPAQPLMITENGAAFADDVAPDGAVHDAERVDYLQRHLTAAHRALEQGVDLRGYFVWSLLDNFEWGYGYAKRFGVVRVDFDTLERTVKDSGLWYRRLARTRAIPAADELG; translated from the coding sequence ATGAGCACGGGCAACGCGGATTTCCGAGACAGCGGCCTGGTGTTCCCTCCCGGATTCACGTTCGGGTCGGCGACGGCCTCGTACCAGGTGGAGGGGGCCGCCGCAGAGGACGGTCGCGGCCCCTCGATCTGGGACACCTTCAGCCACACGCCCGGCCGGGTGTGGAACGGCGACACCGGTGATGTGGCGTGCGACCACTACCACCGCTGGGAGAGCGACCTCGACCTGATGGCCGAGCTGGGCCTGGACGCCTACCGGTTCTCGATCGCGTGGCCGCGGATCATGCCCACCGGAACGGGCGAGGTCAACCGAGCCGGCATCGACTTCTACTCGCGACTGGTCGACGGGCTCCTCGAGCGTGGCATCCGTCCGGTGGCGACCCTCTACCACTGGGACCTGCCGCAGCCGCTGGAGGATGCGGGCGGGTGGCCCGTGCGGGCGACCGCCGACGCCTTCGAGCGCTACGCCGAGGTCATGGGTGCGGCCCTCGGCGACCGGGTGCACACCTGGACGACGCTGAACGAGCCGTGGTGCTCGGCCTACCTCGGCTACGGACAGGGCGGTCACGCGCCCGGCCGCCACGAGCCCGCGGCGGCTCTCGCCGCCGTGCATCATCTGAACCTCGCCCACGGGCGCGCCCTCCAGGCGCTGCGCGCGACCTCCACGGGCGACCCGCAGTACTCCGTCACCCTCAACTTCCATGTCCTGCGTGGCGTGGGCGAGCGGTCGGGGGAGGCGATGCGCCGCATCGACGCGCTCGCGAACCGCGCCTTCACGCATCCCATGCTGAAGGGCGAATACCCCGCCGATCTGCTGGAGGACACCGCATCCGTCACGGACTGGTCCTTCGTGCGAGACGGCGACCTGGAGCGGATCAACCAGCCGATCGACGTGCTCGGCGTCAACTACTACTCGACGGCGACCGTGCGTCTGTGGGACGGCTCCTCGCCGCGCCAGCAGAACGACGGGCACAAGGCGAGCGCGGGCGGGACGGCCTGGCCCGGCAGCGACCAGCTGGTGGAGTTCGTCGAGCAGCCGGGCCCCTACACGGAGATGGGCTGGAACATCGCGCCGGAGGGACTCGAAGAGCTGCTGCTCGCGCTTCGCGACGAGTTCCCCGCGCAGCCGCTCATGATCACGGAGAACGGTGCCGCGTTCGCGGACGACGTCGCGCCGGACGGCGCGGTCCACGACGCCGAGCGCGTCGACTACCTGCAGCGCCACCTCACCGCCGCGCACCGTGCCCTCGAGCAGGGCGTGGACCTGCGCGGATACTTCGTGTGGTCGCTCCTGGACAACTTCGAGTGGGGTTACGGCTACGCCAAGCGGTTCGGCGTGGTGCGGGTCGACTTCGACACCCTCGAGCGCACCGTCAAGGACTCGGGACTCTGGTACCGGCGTCTCGCGCGCACCCGCGCGATCCCGGCCGCCGACGAGCTCGGGTGA
- a CDS encoding sugar ABC transporter permease → MSAVPFVRPPRARRTKPLPEEPLIPQRGRGSAGYWLYLIPGLILLSVVILIPLVWNIYLSFTSWRGIKPPEWIGVENWVRLFGDTKFWTSFGNSIWMIVAMVILPTVLGLIIAALLFDVVGRKYGGRLASFLRATYYLPQILPAAIAGIVIGWVLRPDDGALNTILESIGLGSLAHNWLGSPDTALGAIMVVLVWVQLGYPIVVFMAALQRVDPELYEAAELDGANWFQRFRSITMSIIRPEIFVVTLTCTIAALKVFGPVYVLTRGGPGTSTIVPAYYAYSEFFQAQQVGYGATIATALTIVIAIVAVLFIRAQNAAERKEREGR, encoded by the coding sequence ATGTCCGCCGTCCCGTTCGTGCGGCCGCCCAGAGCGCGGCGCACCAAGCCCCTGCCCGAGGAGCCGCTGATCCCGCAGCGCGGGCGCGGATCCGCCGGCTACTGGCTCTACCTCATCCCCGGCCTGATCCTGCTGAGCGTCGTGATCCTGATCCCGCTCGTCTGGAACATCTACCTCTCCTTCACGAGCTGGCGCGGCATCAAGCCGCCGGAGTGGATCGGCGTCGAGAACTGGGTGCGCCTGTTCGGCGACACCAAGTTCTGGACCTCGTTCGGCAACAGCATCTGGATGATCGTCGCCATGGTGATCCTGCCCACGGTGCTGGGCCTCATCATCGCCGCCCTCCTGTTCGACGTCGTCGGCCGCAAGTACGGCGGGCGTCTCGCGAGCTTCCTGCGCGCGACCTACTACCTCCCGCAGATCCTCCCTGCGGCCATCGCCGGCATCGTCATCGGCTGGGTGCTGCGCCCCGACGACGGCGCGCTCAACACGATCCTGGAGAGCATCGGTCTCGGATCCCTGGCGCACAACTGGCTCGGCAGCCCCGACACGGCCCTCGGCGCGATCATGGTCGTGCTCGTCTGGGTGCAGCTCGGGTATCCGATCGTCGTCTTCATGGCGGCCCTGCAGCGCGTCGACCCCGAGCTCTACGAAGCCGCCGAACTCGACGGTGCGAACTGGTTCCAGCGCTTCCGCTCGATCACGATGAGCATCATCCGCCCGGAGATCTTCGTCGTCACCCTCACCTGCACGATCGCCGCCCTCAAGGTCTTCGGCCCGGTCTACGTGCTGACTCGCGGCGGGCCCGGCACCTCGACGATCGTGCCCGCCTACTACGCCTATAGCGAGTTCTTCCAGGCTCAGCAGGTCGGGTACGGCGCCACCATCGCCACCGCACTCACCATCGTCATCGCGATCGTCGCCGTGCTCTTCATCCGCGCGCAGAACGCGGCGGAGCGCAAGGAAAGGGAGGGTCGCTGA
- a CDS encoding winged helix-turn-helix domain-containing protein has product MSTPVALDDRSTARPALRLVTDAPAAPAPAPVAAERSLPAGTAPRGFALYVGFDEAKAAASGVSLGTIVEALRRTLHDLAPAAETYATVALAPVGAGGRDVDVVRLALHEPSAVARTKPEIDVEERAEAGVVVDISRKRVLIDGESAAFTFKEFELLQYLVLREGRTIERAELVGSLWQQGDADAPGERTIDVHVRRLRAKLGRFEDIVRTVRGVGYRFDRHADVAIRYGHGTPSPDRF; this is encoded by the coding sequence ATGTCCACTCCCGTTGCTCTCGACGACCGCTCCACCGCCCGCCCCGCCCTGCGCCTGGTCACCGACGCTCCCGCAGCGCCTGCTCCTGCGCCGGTCGCCGCCGAGCGGAGCCTGCCCGCCGGCACCGCGCCGCGGGGCTTCGCGCTCTACGTCGGCTTCGACGAGGCGAAGGCAGCCGCCTCCGGCGTCTCCCTCGGCACGATCGTCGAGGCGCTCCGCCGCACGCTGCACGATCTCGCCCCCGCCGCAGAGACCTATGCGACCGTCGCTCTCGCCCCCGTCGGCGCCGGCGGCCGCGACGTCGACGTGGTGCGCCTGGCACTGCACGAGCCCTCCGCCGTCGCACGCACGAAGCCCGAGATCGACGTCGAGGAGCGCGCCGAGGCCGGCGTCGTCGTCGACATCTCGCGCAAGCGCGTCCTGATCGACGGCGAGTCCGCCGCCTTCACCTTCAAGGAGTTCGAGCTGCTGCAGTACCTCGTGCTGCGCGAGGGCCGCACGATCGAGCGCGCGGAGCTCGTCGGCTCGCTCTGGCAGCAGGGCGACGCGGACGCTCCCGGCGAGCGCACGATCGACGTGCACGTGCGTCGCCTGCGCGCCAAGCTCGGGCGCTTCGAGGACATCGTGCGCACGGTCCGCGGAGTCGGCTACCGCTTCGACCGGCACGCCGACGTCGCCATCCGATACGGCCACGGCACGCCCTCCCCCGACCGGTTCTGA
- a CDS encoding LacI family DNA-binding transcriptional regulator, translating into MVTINEVAQAAGVSISTVSYALSGKRPVAVDTRRRIEKAVAELGYSPNAGARMLAGRRTQIFALTEPLRIDTHAPTHMAFVLATAVAARRNDYDILLLTDEDAQAGMRRVAASGLVDAILVLDVAPDDARVALSREIALPSIFIGVPNDRESLVCVDLDFERAAALAADRLIDAGHRSIGMLGHPEISYERSNFPPRVRAGFERAAHRRGVTTAFRYAGQSRPTTATIRDAVRGLLAEGVSAIVLHCAEDVHQGVLDALADAGLSVPGDISIVSVGSSFDTAALSTPLDSIPLVPAESCELAVELAVAALSGSAPEPGVHLIAPHYLDVGSVAAPSR; encoded by the coding sequence ATGGTCACGATCAACGAGGTGGCACAGGCCGCCGGTGTGTCGATCTCGACCGTCTCCTACGCGCTCAGCGGCAAACGACCCGTCGCCGTTGACACCCGCCGGCGCATCGAGAAGGCCGTCGCCGAGCTCGGCTACAGCCCGAACGCCGGCGCGCGCATGCTCGCCGGGCGGCGGACGCAGATCTTCGCGCTCACCGAGCCGCTGCGCATCGACACCCACGCCCCGACGCACATGGCGTTCGTGCTGGCCACGGCTGTCGCGGCACGGCGCAACGACTACGACATCCTGCTCCTGACCGACGAGGACGCGCAGGCGGGGATGCGGCGGGTGGCCGCCAGCGGCTTGGTCGATGCGATCCTGGTGCTCGACGTCGCCCCCGACGACGCCCGCGTGGCGTTGTCTCGCGAGATCGCCCTTCCCAGCATCTTCATCGGGGTGCCGAACGATCGGGAATCGCTCGTGTGCGTGGACCTCGACTTCGAACGCGCCGCCGCTCTCGCGGCCGATCGGCTGATCGATGCGGGCCATCGCTCGATCGGCATGCTCGGCCACCCCGAGATCTCCTACGAACGCTCGAACTTCCCGCCGCGCGTGCGCGCAGGCTTCGAGCGAGCGGCCCATCGCCGCGGGGTCACGACCGCCTTCCGCTACGCCGGGCAGTCGCGTCCGACGACCGCGACGATCCGCGACGCGGTGCGGGGCCTGCTGGCCGAGGGTGTGAGTGCGATCGTGCTGCACTGCGCGGAAGACGTCCACCAGGGCGTGCTCGACGCGCTCGCGGATGCGGGACTGAGCGTTCCCGGCGACATCTCGATCGTCTCCGTGGGCTCCTCGTTCGACACCGCAGCCCTGAGCACGCCGCTCGACTCCATCCCTCTCGTTCCCGCCGAAAGCTGCGAGCTCGCCGTCGAGCTCGCCGTCGCCGCCCTGTCCGGATCCGCTCCGGAACCGGGCGTGCACCTCATCGCCCCTCACTACCTCGACGTCGGATCCGTCGCCGCCCCGTCGAGATGA